The following proteins come from a genomic window of Mycolicibacterium rufum:
- a CDS encoding phosphoketolase family protein, with the protein MTSAAWTTVDRQPLSDEMVTRLDRWWRAANYLSVGQIYLLDNPLLRTPLVRDDVKPRLLGHWGTTPGLNFLYAHLNRTIAERAQSTIYLTGPGHGGPGLVANAYLDGTYSEVYPDITPDAEGMRRLFKQFSFPGGIPSHVAPETPGSIHEGGELGYVLSHAYGAAFDNPDLLVAAVVGDGEAETGPLATSWHSNKLANPAHDGVVLPILHLNGYKIANPTVLARIPEDELRALMVGYGHTPYFFEVPDSEDSGSETARFDAHRRFATLLDDVLDEIAAIKARAAEGDDARPSWPMIVFRTPKGWTGPATIDGKKTTGSWRAHQVPLASARDTEEHLAVLGDWLASYRAGELFDDDGRLHDDIAALAPKGPLRMSDNPHANGGLLLKDLRLPDFRSFGVDVPAPGATVAEATRVLGQWLTEVIRLNPDNFRIFGPDETASNRLQAVYDATDKQWNAGLVGPEVDEHLARVGRVVEMLSEHQCQGWLEGYLLTGRHGLFNCYEAFIHIVDSMLNQHAKWLKVTDTIPWRRPIASLNYLLSSHVWRQDHNGFSHQDPGFIDHVVNKSAHVVRVYLPPDANTLLSTYDHCLRSRQYVNVVVSGKQPSPNYLTMEQAIAHCTRGLGIWEWAGNEELGTDPDVVLASAGDIPTLEALAAADILRQHLPDLKVRFVNVVDLMRLQDDTEHPHGLSSRDFDMIFTADRPIIFAYHGYPWLIHRLTYRRTGHANLHVRGYKEEGTTTTPFDMVMLNDLDRYHLVMDVIDRVPSLGSRCATLRQQMADKRIAAREYTRAHGDDIGEVKDWVWPAARESGFGVGGADAAADTGGDNE; encoded by the coding sequence ATGACGAGCGCTGCGTGGACGACCGTGGACCGACAGCCGCTGAGCGACGAGATGGTCACTCGGCTCGACCGGTGGTGGCGGGCCGCCAACTATCTGTCCGTCGGCCAGATCTACCTGCTCGACAACCCGCTGCTGCGCACCCCACTGGTGCGCGATGACGTCAAACCGCGACTGCTCGGCCACTGGGGCACCACGCCCGGTCTCAACTTCCTCTACGCCCACCTCAACCGGACCATCGCCGAGCGGGCACAGTCGACGATCTACCTGACCGGCCCCGGCCACGGCGGGCCCGGCCTGGTGGCCAACGCCTATCTCGACGGCACCTACAGCGAGGTCTACCCGGACATCACGCCCGACGCCGAGGGTATGCGCCGGCTATTCAAGCAGTTCTCCTTCCCCGGCGGCATCCCCTCCCACGTCGCTCCCGAGACCCCCGGATCGATCCACGAGGGCGGCGAACTGGGCTACGTGCTGTCCCACGCCTATGGCGCCGCCTTCGACAACCCCGACCTGCTGGTCGCCGCCGTGGTCGGTGACGGCGAGGCCGAGACCGGCCCGCTGGCCACCAGTTGGCACTCGAACAAGCTGGCCAACCCCGCGCACGACGGCGTGGTGCTGCCGATCCTGCACCTCAACGGCTACAAGATCGCCAATCCGACCGTGCTGGCCCGGATCCCCGAAGACGAACTGCGCGCCCTGATGGTCGGCTACGGACACACGCCGTATTTCTTCGAGGTGCCCGACAGCGAGGATTCGGGTTCGGAGACTGCCCGCTTCGACGCGCACCGCCGGTTCGCCACGCTGCTCGACGACGTGCTCGACGAGATCGCCGCGATCAAGGCCCGCGCCGCCGAGGGCGACGACGCCCGGCCGTCGTGGCCGATGATCGTGTTCCGCACTCCGAAGGGCTGGACCGGGCCGGCGACGATCGACGGCAAGAAGACCACCGGATCGTGGCGCGCCCACCAGGTTCCGCTGGCCAGTGCCCGCGACACCGAAGAGCATCTCGCCGTCCTCGGCGACTGGCTGGCCTCCTACCGCGCCGGGGAACTGTTCGACGACGACGGCAGGCTGCACGACGACATCGCGGCGCTGGCGCCCAAGGGTCCGCTGCGGATGAGCGACAACCCGCACGCCAACGGCGGGCTGCTGCTCAAGGACCTCCGGTTGCCGGACTTCCGGTCCTTCGGGGTGGACGTCCCGGCGCCCGGGGCCACCGTCGCCGAGGCCACCCGCGTCCTCGGTCAGTGGCTGACCGAGGTGATCCGGCTCAACCCCGACAACTTCCGCATCTTCGGTCCCGACGAGACCGCCTCCAACCGGTTGCAGGCCGTCTACGACGCCACCGACAAGCAGTGGAACGCCGGCCTCGTCGGCCCCGAGGTCGACGAGCACCTGGCCCGGGTGGGCCGCGTGGTGGAGATGCTCTCCGAGCACCAGTGCCAGGGCTGGCTCGAGGGCTACCTGCTGACCGGCCGCCACGGCCTGTTCAACTGCTACGAGGCGTTCATCCACATCGTCGACTCGATGCTCAATCAGCACGCCAAATGGCTGAAGGTCACCGACACGATCCCGTGGCGGCGTCCCATCGCGAGCCTGAACTACCTGCTGTCCAGCCACGTCTGGCGCCAGGACCACAACGGGTTCTCCCACCAGGATCCCGGGTTCATCGACCACGTCGTGAACAAGAGCGCCCACGTGGTGCGGGTGTACCTGCCGCCGGACGCCAACACGCTGCTGTCGACGTACGACCACTGCCTGCGCTCCCGCCAGTACGTCAACGTCGTGGTCTCGGGCAAGCAGCCCTCCCCCAACTACCTGACCATGGAGCAGGCGATCGCCCACTGCACCCGCGGCCTGGGCATCTGGGAATGGGCGGGCAACGAGGAACTCGGCACCGATCCCGACGTCGTACTGGCGTCGGCGGGCGACATCCCGACGCTGGAGGCGCTCGCGGCCGCGGACATCCTGCGCCAACACCTGCCCGACCTGAAGGTGCGGTTCGTCAACGTCGTCGACCTGATGCGGCTGCAGGACGACACCGAGCATCCGCACGGGCTGTCCAGCCGCGACTTCGACATGATCTTCACCGCCGACCGGCCGATCATCTTCGCCTATCACGGCTATCCGTGGCTGATCCACCGGCTGACCTACCGGCGCACCGGACACGCCAACCTGCACGTGCGCGGCTACAAGGAGGAGGGCACCACGACGACGCCCTTCGACATGGTGATGCTCAACGACCTGGACCGCTACCACCTGGTGATGGACGTGATCGACCGCGTCCCATCGCTGGGCTCGCGGTGCGCCACGCTGCGCCAGCAGATGGCCGACAAGCGCATCGCCGCCCGCGAGTACACCCGTGCCCACGGCGACGACATCGGCGAGGTCAAGGACTGGGTGTGGCCCGCGGCCCGGGAGTCCGGGTTCGGTGTGGGCGGCGCGGACGCCGCCGCCGACACCGGTGGCGACAACGAGTAG
- a CDS encoding CaiB/BaiF CoA-transferase family protein, translating to MGEAGLLTSVRVLDLSTGAADAVGRILADLGADVCKIEPPGGSPARGAAPTVAGAGIGFALDNANKRCARLDPAADGDRRRLLDLAAAADIVIDSGNPSGAAAFGTSCEELADRHPHLVTLSVTDFGATGPRASWHATDAVLYAMSSALSRTGPSTGTPVLPPIGVASATAAVQAAWAVLVAYADRLRCGTGDHIDFSRFEAVVQALDPPFGSEGQAAVGLKQPAQLWRGRPRNQQIYPVFACRDGHVRICLLSPRQWRGMRAWLGEPERFAGQEFDTIAARYAASAELNAAIGDLFAPQTMDRLVAEGQQRGVPIAAVRTPRDTLSAEHFRAVGAIAEEPLTAQVRIAIPVGPFVVDGERRGFDTPAPEAGSGDPAWPHAAAPAPASARPGGAHPLAGLRILDLGVIVAGGELGRCFADLGAEVIKVESAAYPDGLRQSPPGQLTSRSWALTHRNESSLGLDLRHPRGADLFARLVADADAVFANFKPGTLASLGFSYERLRELNPDIVLAESSAYGDRGPWSAQMGYGPLVRASTGITHLWTSPDAPPGAFFDATTIFPDHVVGRLTAIAALAALIRRDRTGRGAHVHISQAEAAINQLANRYVVESACAAGMPVVDDSAVHAVYPCAGDDEWCVVSVRGPADRESLAVVIGVADLPADRAGLIAAVGAWTSTRDKDEVAALLQRHGVPAAPMQRAADVAADPQVLARELFTPMVHPLLVKPIPAETAPARYRRIARAPLRPAPMPGEHTRDICRRVLGLDDHRIDDLIADGALFAYDKEG from the coding sequence ATGGGCGAGGCGGGGTTGCTGACGTCCGTGCGGGTGCTCGACCTGTCGACCGGTGCCGCCGACGCCGTGGGCCGCATCCTGGCCGATCTGGGCGCGGACGTCTGCAAGATCGAGCCGCCGGGCGGCAGCCCGGCCCGGGGGGCCGCGCCGACCGTCGCCGGCGCGGGCATCGGGTTCGCGCTCGACAACGCCAACAAACGCTGCGCGCGGCTCGACCCGGCAGCCGACGGCGATCGGCGCCGTCTGCTCGACCTCGCCGCCGCCGCGGACATCGTCATCGACAGCGGAAACCCCAGTGGGGCCGCCGCTTTCGGGACGTCCTGCGAAGAGCTCGCCGACCGCCATCCCCACCTGGTCACGCTCTCGGTCACCGACTTCGGTGCGACGGGACCCCGCGCGTCGTGGCACGCCACCGACGCCGTCCTCTACGCGATGTCCTCGGCGCTCTCGCGGACCGGACCGTCGACCGGGACGCCGGTCCTTCCGCCCATCGGGGTGGCCTCGGCGACGGCCGCGGTGCAGGCGGCGTGGGCGGTGCTCGTCGCCTACGCCGACCGGTTACGTTGCGGCACAGGTGATCACATCGACTTCTCCCGTTTCGAAGCCGTGGTGCAGGCGCTCGACCCGCCGTTCGGCTCCGAGGGGCAGGCCGCGGTCGGGCTGAAGCAGCCGGCGCAGCTGTGGCGGGGCCGGCCCCGCAATCAGCAGATCTATCCGGTGTTCGCATGCCGCGACGGGCATGTGCGCATCTGTCTGCTCTCGCCGCGCCAGTGGCGGGGGATGCGAGCCTGGCTCGGGGAGCCGGAACGGTTCGCGGGCCAGGAGTTCGACACGATCGCCGCGCGCTACGCCGCATCGGCGGAGCTCAACGCGGCGATCGGCGATCTGTTCGCGCCGCAGACGATGGACCGTCTGGTCGCCGAGGGGCAGCAGCGCGGGGTGCCGATCGCGGCGGTCCGCACCCCGCGGGACACGTTGTCCGCCGAGCACTTCCGCGCCGTCGGAGCCATCGCCGAGGAACCGCTCACCGCGCAGGTGCGTATCGCGATCCCGGTGGGCCCGTTCGTCGTCGACGGCGAACGCCGCGGGTTCGACACGCCGGCTCCCGAAGCGGGTTCCGGTGATCCCGCATGGCCGCACGCCGCGGCACCGGCCCCGGCGTCGGCGCGGCCGGGTGGGGCACACCCGCTGGCGGGCCTGCGCATCCTCGACCTCGGGGTGATCGTCGCCGGCGGTGAACTCGGGCGGTGCTTCGCCGACCTCGGCGCGGAGGTCATCAAGGTCGAGAGCGCGGCCTATCCCGACGGGTTGCGGCAGAGTCCCCCCGGACAGCTGACGAGTCGGTCGTGGGCGCTGACCCACCGCAACGAGTCCAGTCTGGGGCTTGATCTGCGTCACCCGCGGGGCGCCGACCTGTTCGCCCGTCTGGTCGCCGACGCCGACGCGGTGTTCGCGAACTTCAAGCCCGGAACGCTGGCGTCCCTGGGTTTCTCATACGAACGGCTGCGCGAGCTGAACCCCGACATCGTGTTGGCCGAGAGCAGCGCCTACGGCGATCGGGGACCGTGGAGTGCGCAGATGGGGTACGGGCCGCTGGTGCGCGCGTCCACAGGCATCACGCACCTGTGGACCTCGCCCGACGCCCCGCCGGGCGCGTTCTTCGACGCGACGACGATCTTCCCGGATCACGTGGTGGGCAGGCTGACGGCCATCGCCGCGCTGGCCGCCCTGATCCGCCGCGACCGTACGGGCCGCGGCGCGCATGTGCACATCTCCCAGGCCGAGGCGGCCATCAACCAGCTCGCCAACCGCTACGTCGTCGAATCCGCCTGCGCGGCAGGCATGCCCGTGGTCGATGACAGCGCCGTGCACGCTGTGTACCCGTGCGCCGGCGACGACGAATGGTGTGTCGTCTCGGTGCGCGGCCCCGCCGACCGCGAATCCCTGGCCGTCGTGATCGGCGTCGCCGACCTGCCCGCCGACCGGGCCGGGCTGATCGCCGCCGTGGGCGCATGGACGTCGACGCGGGACAAGGACGAGGTCGCCGCGCTGCTGCAGCGCCACGGGGTGCCGGCCGCGCCGATGCAGCGGGCCGCGGATGTCGCGGCCGACCCGCAGGTGCTCGCGCGGGAACTGTTCACCCCGATGGTGCATCCGTTGCTGGTCAAGCCCATTCCGGCGGAGACCGCCCCCGCTCGGTACCGCCGCATCGCCCGCGCGCCACTGCGCCCGGCACCGATGCCCGGCGAACACACCCGCGACATCTGCCGGCGGGTGCTCGGACTCGACGACCACCGCATCGACGACCTGATCGCCGACGGCGCCCTGTTCGCCTATGACAAGGAAGGTTGA
- a CDS encoding CPBP family intramembrane glutamic endopeptidase — MSDALVSPEPHPVVGQLAALHHFRTYVDVAVVVVVLALTNLLAHFTTPWANVAVVPAAAVALVALVRSRGLGWSELGLGREHWRSGAGYALGAVALVGIVIAVGALLPWTRPMFLNDHYATLSGALLASMIIIPLQTVIPEELAFRGVLHGALDRAWGFRGVAAAGSLLFGLWHIASSLGLTAGNVGFTRVLGGGVFGMVAGVVGAVLATAAAGFVFTWLRRRSGSLIAPIALHWSLNGLGALAAALVWHLS, encoded by the coding sequence ATGTCCGACGCCCTGGTCTCGCCTGAGCCCCACCCGGTGGTGGGGCAGCTGGCGGCGCTGCACCATTTCCGCACCTACGTCGACGTCGCGGTGGTCGTCGTGGTACTGGCGCTGACCAACCTGCTCGCGCACTTCACGACGCCGTGGGCCAACGTCGCGGTGGTCCCGGCCGCCGCGGTCGCGCTGGTGGCGCTGGTGCGATCCCGGGGTCTGGGCTGGTCGGAGCTCGGGTTGGGCCGCGAACACTGGCGCTCGGGCGCCGGCTACGCGCTGGGCGCGGTGGCCCTGGTCGGCATCGTGATCGCGGTAGGGGCGCTGCTGCCCTGGACCCGGCCGATGTTCCTCAACGATCACTACGCGACGCTGTCGGGCGCGCTGCTGGCCTCGATGATCATCATCCCGCTGCAGACCGTGATCCCCGAGGAGCTCGCGTTCCGCGGGGTCCTGCACGGCGCGCTGGACCGCGCGTGGGGTTTCCGTGGGGTGGCGGCGGCGGGCTCGCTGCTGTTCGGGCTGTGGCACATCGCGTCGTCGCTCGGGCTGACGGCAGGCAACGTCGGATTCACCCGGGTGCTCGGCGGCGGGGTGTTCGGGATGGTCGCCGGTGTCGTGGGGGCGGTGCTGGCCACCGCCGCCGCGGGGTTCGTGTTCACCTGGCTGCGCCGTCGCAGCGGCAGCCTGATCGCGCCGATCGCGCTGCACTGGTCGCTCAACGGGCTCGGCGCCCTCGCCGCGGCCCTGGTGTGGCACCTGAGCTGA